A single Acidaminococcus sp. DNA region contains:
- a CDS encoding TrkA family potassium uptake protein gives MGKTKQFVVWGLGRFGSSVALTLAEMGHEVLGIDNNEEVVQNLASQLTHVVVSDAIDENVVKSLGLRNFDAAIIAIGDLEPSLLCCMLLKEAGLHKIVAKASSPIHGKMLKKIGATSVIYPERDMGRRVGHSLGYTNILDFVELSDDIALVEIDTPTSAVGKNLIELDVRRRFGVNIVAIKHPDKKIEISMDPKKPLQNKDVLVIIGNSDSIKQLRENL, from the coding sequence ATGGGAAAAACCAAACAATTTGTAGTCTGGGGACTGGGCCGTTTCGGCAGCAGTGTAGCGCTGACCCTTGCCGAAATGGGGCACGAGGTTCTCGGTATCGATAATAATGAAGAAGTCGTGCAGAATTTGGCAAGCCAGCTGACCCACGTCGTTGTGAGTGATGCCATCGACGAAAACGTAGTCAAGAGCCTGGGCCTGCGCAATTTTGACGCGGCCATCATTGCCATCGGTGATTTGGAGCCCAGCCTGCTTTGCTGCATGCTGCTGAAGGAAGCCGGTCTGCACAAGATTGTAGCTAAAGCGTCTTCTCCCATTCACGGGAAAATGCTGAAGAAAATCGGTGCGACATCCGTCATCTATCCGGAGCGGGATATGGGGCGACGCGTAGGGCACAGCCTGGGGTATACGAACATCCTGGACTTTGTGGAACTGTCCGATGACATTGCGCTTGTGGAAATTGATACGCCGACTTCGGCCGTGGGCAAGAACCTGATTGAACTGGATGTGCGCCGCCGTTTCGGCGTGAACATCGTAGCGATTAAGCACCCTGATAAGAAAATCGAAATCAGCATGGATCCGAAGAAGCCGCTGCAGAACAAAGACGTCCTTGTGATCATTGGTAACTCGGATTCTATCAAGCAGTTGAGGGAAAACCTATGA
- a CDS encoding TrkH family potassium uptake protein, with product MLKGHHFSPNQVVALTFAVLILTGALLLMLPFAGQQGEGLSFVDALFTATSASCVTGLVVVDTGTYFSTFGQIVLIALIQAGGLGLMLFATLFSVATGRKINLQDRMYIQASLNQDDMAGVVRMSLKVAKYTAAVELVFGALLSICFVPSFGLKGIYYGFWHAISAFCNAGFDLFGHYSSLTGFTTDVPVNLIISALVILGGIGFPVMSDVLEHRGFSRLRLHTKLVLVTTAFLLIAGTVLIEFLEADNAKTLAALTPGNAWLASFFQSMSTRTAGFNTIDLVQLRSSTLLVMIVLMVIGASPASTGGGIKTTTFALLVLSARQVVQQKSECTIFGRRIDSGTIFRAFAIATMSMVWIFFEVIGITYLEDTNFLYALFEVASAYATVGLSTGLSQHLTTGSKLILIISMYAGRVGIMTFAMSLTARRNTPPIRYPEEKIIVG from the coding sequence TTGCTGAAAGGACATCATTTCTCACCCAATCAGGTCGTGGCACTTACGTTTGCAGTCCTCATCCTGACAGGGGCGCTGCTCCTTATGCTGCCGTTTGCCGGTCAGCAGGGAGAGGGATTGTCCTTTGTAGATGCTCTTTTTACAGCTACATCCGCTTCCTGCGTCACCGGTCTTGTCGTAGTCGATACGGGCACGTATTTTTCTACGTTCGGACAGATTGTGCTCATTGCTCTGATCCAGGCCGGTGGTCTGGGCCTCATGCTGTTTGCTACGCTTTTTTCCGTGGCAACGGGGCGCAAAATCAACCTGCAGGACCGCATGTATATCCAGGCTTCCCTGAACCAGGACGATATGGCCGGGGTGGTTCGGATGAGTCTCAAGGTAGCAAAGTATACGGCGGCCGTCGAGCTCGTTTTCGGTGCGCTCTTAAGTATCTGCTTTGTGCCGAGCTTTGGGCTCAAGGGAATTTACTATGGTTTCTGGCACGCAATTTCTGCTTTTTGCAACGCCGGATTTGACCTTTTCGGCCACTACAGCAGTCTGACGGGATTTACGACGGATGTGCCGGTGAACCTCATCATCAGCGCACTCGTCATCCTGGGCGGTATCGGTTTTCCCGTAATGTCGGATGTCCTCGAGCACCGCGGGTTTTCAAGGCTGCGGCTTCACACGAAGCTGGTCCTTGTGACGACGGCGTTCCTGTTGATTGCCGGTACTGTCCTCATCGAGTTCCTCGAAGCTGATAATGCCAAGACGCTGGCAGCACTGACGCCGGGAAATGCCTGGCTCGCCAGTTTCTTCCAGTCCATGTCGACCAGAACGGCCGGCTTTAACACGATTGATCTCGTGCAGCTGCGGTCGTCGACGCTCCTTGTGATGATCGTCCTCATGGTCATCGGGGCATCGCCGGCATCGACGGGCGGCGGCATCAAGACGACAACCTTTGCTCTCCTGGTGCTTTCGGCCCGTCAGGTCGTGCAGCAGAAGAGCGAGTGCACGATTTTCGGGCGCCGGATTGATAGTGGAACGATTTTCCGGGCCTTCGCCATTGCGACCATGTCCATGGTGTGGATCTTCTTTGAGGTCATCGGGATTACGTACCTGGAAGATACGAATTTTCTGTATGCCCTCTTTGAAGTGGCGTCGGCTTATGCGACGGTGGGGCTCTCTACAGGGCTCAGCCAGCATCTGACGACAGGCAGCAAGCTGATCCTCATTATCTCCATGTATGCCGGACGTGTCGGCATCATGACGTTTGCCATGTCGCTGACGGCACGGCGGAATACACCGCCCATCCGGTATCCGGAAGAAAAAATCATTGTAGGCTGA
- a CDS encoding alpha-hydroxy-acid oxidizing protein, whose amino-acid sequence MKYSELLENARKCTGKCKSCPVCNGVACRNMIPGPGAKGVGDTAIRNYNAWQNVRVVMDTLCEKKPVDTSVELFGHTFKYPFFAGPVGAVAMHYSDKYNDITYNAELVPGCAENGIMAFTGDGMDAQVMIGATDAIKACKGVGVPTVKPWNKQMIEDKMALVKASGAIAVAMDVDAAGLPFLKNFVPPAGSKSVTEMKEIIALAGKPFIVKGIMSVKGALKAVEAGAAAIVVSNHGGRVLDQSPATAEVLPEIVEAVGGKVKIFVDGGIRTGVDVFKALAMGADAVLIARPFVNAVYGGGKEGVACLVDKLGSELADTMEMCGAPTLKDITPDMIRR is encoded by the coding sequence ATGAAATACAGTGAACTTCTTGAAAATGCACGTAAATGCACGGGCAAGTGCAAGAGCTGCCCTGTTTGCAACGGTGTTGCCTGCCGCAATATGATCCCCGGCCCTGGTGCCAAGGGTGTCGGCGATACGGCTATTCGCAACTATAACGCCTGGCAGAATGTGCGTGTCGTCATGGATACGCTCTGCGAAAAGAAACCGGTTGATACGTCTGTCGAACTGTTCGGTCATACGTTCAAATATCCGTTCTTCGCAGGCCCTGTCGGCGCTGTGGCTATGCATTACAGCGATAAATATAATGATATTACTTACAATGCCGAACTCGTTCCGGGCTGTGCCGAAAATGGCATTATGGCCTTTACGGGTGACGGCATGGATGCTCAGGTCATGATCGGTGCTACCGATGCCATCAAGGCCTGCAAGGGTGTCGGCGTGCCGACGGTAAAACCCTGGAACAAGCAGATGATTGAAGACAAGATGGCCCTCGTCAAGGCTTCCGGTGCTATTGCCGTAGCTATGGACGTCGATGCCGCCGGTCTGCCGTTCCTGAAGAATTTCGTTCCTCCTGCAGGCAGCAAGTCCGTCACTGAAATGAAGGAAATCATTGCTCTTGCCGGCAAGCCTTTCATTGTCAAAGGTATCATGAGTGTTAAGGGCGCTCTCAAGGCCGTAGAGGCCGGTGCTGCCGCCATCGTCGTTTCTAACCACGGCGGCCGTGTCCTCGACCAGAGCCCTGCTACGGCAGAAGTCCTGCCGGAAATCGTGGAAGCTGTTGGCGGCAAGGTCAAAATCTTTGTCGACGGCGGTATCCGTACCGGTGTTGATGTTTTCAAGGCTCTTGCCATGGGCGCCGATGCCGTGCTGATTGCCAGACCGTTTGTCAATGCTGTCTATGGCGGCGGTAAGGAAGGCGTGGCCTGCCTCGTTGACAAGCTTGGTTCCGAACTTGCCGACACGATGGAAATGTGCGGCGCTCCGACGCTGAAAGATATTACACCCGATATGATTCGGAGGTAA
- a CDS encoding TetR/AcrR family transcriptional regulator, translating to MDRRQRKTKQAIFRAFSTLLAKKHYHHISVQDIIDEADVGRTTFYAHFETKDDLLNQMCEDIFGHVFSSVLEREAHHDFSSQPETLASRMTHLLYHLKERKNDLTNLFSGESEDIFLKYFKKQLEKVFEGTKELFPPDIPRDYAAGFYVASFAQVVSLWIKNGFKETPEIIAAYYITLIAEKKEK from the coding sequence ATGGACCGGAGACAACGGAAAACAAAGCAGGCCATATTCAGGGCCTTCAGCACGCTCCTTGCCAAAAAGCATTATCATCATATTTCCGTGCAGGACATCATTGACGAGGCCGATGTGGGACGGACGACCTTTTATGCCCACTTCGAGACGAAAGACGACCTGCTGAATCAAATGTGCGAAGACATCTTCGGACACGTTTTTTCCTCCGTGCTCGAGCGGGAAGCACATCACGATTTTTCTTCGCAGCCCGAGACCCTGGCGAGCCGCATGACCCATCTGCTCTATCACCTCAAGGAAAGAAAAAACGACTTGACGAACCTCTTTTCGGGGGAAAGCGAAGATATCTTTTTGAAATACTTTAAAAAACAGCTGGAAAAAGTCTTTGAAGGCACAAAAGAACTCTTTCCGCCAGATATCCCCAGGGACTACGCCGCGGGCTTTTACGTGGCTTCCTTTGCTCAGGTTGTCTCCCTGTGGATCAAAAATGGCTTTAAGGAGACACCCGAAATCATCGCAGCGTATTACATTACACTCATCGCCGAAAAAAAAGAAAAATGA
- a CDS encoding cation-translocating P-type ATPase has protein sequence MKHLTDYFTDEAKFRLVRIGFSGIALVMSLLEWTVLPGGLDMAWIAIFLCSVPIVTGAAKALVTKHDITADVLVSLALIGSLIAREFFAAGEVAFIMEIGSALEDYTSSKARKGIQGLINLMPKLARVRRNGEEKRILVEDVQKGDTVIVLAGETIPTDGKIIKGITSLDQSAMTGESLPVDKTVGDDVLSGSLNKENVFEYVATAEAADSALQRMIDLAEKADENKAPIVSLADRWAAWLVIAAFTTAILTFLLNWFILGNTSGAFLRAVTVLIVVCPCAFILATPTAIIAGIGNAAKYGMIIKSGESLQRLSTIDTVAFDKTGTLTYGKLSIEKVQPFDSIYSEKDILTLAAIAEARSEHPIGKAICAAADTNGQASSYTIFSGKGIAATYEGKKLLAGKKEFLVEKGISFNTEWTRDEKASGSTMVYLAVDGKAVGSISLTDTIRESAAPTIKKLQAMQIEPILLTGDNPSAAMKIAENVHIANYRSGLLPEDKQKIIREYQGAGHKVCMIGDGINDAVALRTADSAIAMGGIGSDITIESSDVVLVQDDISRIPYLLHLSQKVLQKIQANIVLSLIINLIATILAATGVLNPIVGALVHNVGSVFVIVNSLKLLSLKEE, from the coding sequence ATGAAGCACCTCACCGATTATTTTACGGATGAAGCAAAATTCCGGCTGGTCCGGATTGGTTTTTCCGGGATTGCGCTCGTCATGAGCCTGTTGGAATGGACTGTACTTCCCGGCGGACTGGATATGGCGTGGATAGCGATTTTTCTCTGCAGCGTGCCCATCGTTACGGGCGCCGCAAAGGCTCTCGTCACAAAGCACGATATCACGGCTGACGTCCTTGTTTCCCTCGCCCTCATCGGTTCACTCATAGCCAGAGAATTTTTTGCAGCCGGCGAAGTCGCTTTTATCATGGAAATCGGCTCTGCTCTGGAAGACTACACCTCCTCCAAGGCAAGGAAGGGCATTCAAGGGCTCATAAACCTCATGCCGAAGCTGGCCCGGGTCCGCCGTAACGGAGAAGAAAAGCGCATCCTCGTAGAAGACGTCCAAAAAGGCGATACGGTGATCGTGCTCGCCGGTGAAACCATACCGACCGACGGAAAGATTATCAAAGGAATTACCTCTCTCGACCAGTCCGCCATGACCGGCGAATCCCTTCCCGTGGATAAGACTGTCGGAGACGATGTGCTCAGCGGTTCCCTCAATAAAGAAAATGTATTTGAATACGTGGCCACGGCTGAAGCCGCCGATAGTGCCCTGCAGCGAATGATTGATCTTGCCGAAAAAGCGGATGAAAACAAGGCCCCTATCGTTTCCCTGGCTGACCGCTGGGCAGCGTGGCTTGTCATAGCGGCTTTTACCACGGCCATTCTGACTTTCCTGCTCAACTGGTTTATCCTGGGAAATACGTCGGGCGCTTTTCTTCGAGCCGTCACTGTCCTGATTGTAGTCTGTCCCTGCGCCTTTATCCTCGCAACGCCGACAGCCATCATCGCGGGCATCGGGAACGCTGCTAAGTACGGCATGATCATCAAGTCCGGTGAATCGCTGCAGCGGCTCAGTACCATTGATACAGTTGCTTTTGATAAAACGGGCACCCTCACTTACGGGAAGCTCAGCATTGAGAAAGTGCAGCCGTTTGATTCCATCTATTCGGAGAAAGACATTCTGACTCTTGCCGCCATTGCAGAAGCCCGCTCCGAGCACCCTATCGGGAAGGCTATCTGCGCGGCTGCGGATACGAACGGGCAAGCTTCCTCCTATACCATTTTTTCGGGCAAGGGCATCGCTGCTACTTATGAAGGAAAAAAACTTCTTGCGGGCAAAAAGGAATTTCTCGTGGAAAAAGGCATTTCCTTTAATACAGAATGGACGCGTGACGAAAAGGCCAGTGGTTCCACTATGGTCTATCTCGCCGTAGACGGAAAAGCCGTTGGATCCATCTCCCTTACGGATACAATCCGCGAAAGTGCTGCCCCGACCATAAAGAAACTGCAGGCCATGCAAATTGAACCCATTTTACTCACCGGAGATAATCCATCGGCCGCAATGAAAATTGCCGAGAACGTTCATATTGCCAATTACCGCAGCGGACTTCTTCCCGAAGATAAACAAAAAATAATCCGTGAATATCAGGGCGCAGGTCACAAAGTCTGCATGATCGGCGACGGCATCAACGACGCCGTCGCACTCCGTACCGCCGACTCCGCCATTGCCATGGGAGGCATCGGCTCGGACATTACCATTGAATCTTCTGACGTGGTGCTCGTGCAGGACGATATCAGCCGGATTCCCTATTTGCTCCATCTCTCCCAAAAGGTTCTCCAGAAGATCCAGGCTAATATCGTCCTGTCCCTCATCATTAATCTGATTGCCACGATTCTTGCCGCGACCGGCGTGCTGAATCCCATTGTGGGGGCGCTGGTGCATAATGTGGGGTCTGTGTTTGTAATAGTGAACTCTTTGAAGCTTTTATCGTTGAAGGAAGAATAG
- a CDS encoding MarR family transcriptional regulator, whose translation MTDACNVDKGTTAKAVKKLEDAGLIYRHREDSDKRMWHLSPTAEGSKLYKELIEEENRQIAAGLRGFSPKETRELLKLVKKLQENVQLDWLENH comes from the coding sequence CTGACGGACGCCTGCAATGTAGATAAGGGCACGACGGCCAAGGCGGTAAAAAAATTGGAAGACGCCGGGCTCATTTATAGGCATCGGGAAGACTCCGATAAAAGAATGTGGCACTTGTCCCCCACTGCAGAAGGCAGCAAACTTTATAAAGAACTCATTGAAGAAGAGAATCGGCAGATTGCAGCGGGCCTTCGAGGCTTCTCTCCGAAAGAAACGCGGGAACTACTGAAGCTTGTAAAGAAATTACAGGAAAATGTGCAGCTTGATTGGCTGGAAAATCACTGA